A segment of the Aridibaculum aurantiacum genome:
TCTGTAGTTATGGTAAGTTGTCCTCCGGGTTGAATGCCCTGGTAAAGCACCGGCTTAAGGTTAGCACGGGCAGCATAGATAGCAGCAGTATAACCTGCCGGTCCCGAACCTATTATTAAGCAATGAACGTGTTCTGTATTATTTTCCATTTTAGGGGTTTTATCACGAGGCTACCCTCGCTCGTCTTTTCTAATGAATGCCAGGTTGTGGTTTGAGTGCGCAAACTGGTGAATAAAGCAGTTAAAGTACAAGTGTGCGACGCAACTACAGCTGATAAATGTTCTGCTGGCGGCGACAAAATTAAATTACTACACATTGCCAGAGGTGGCATTTTCTCAACATGAACTGTTATTTGGGGATAATAAGTGAAATATACTGCACCGCGTAACCGCAAAAAGCACCCAGCGCACCATTGTTTACATTTCCCAGGACCCGCACCGGGCTCGCAAATGGATTGCCAACGCTCTGGTAGCCAAACTCCAGCGTGCGCCAGAAGTCGTAGGTGGCTTTATCAATATTGGCAAATTTCACAGTTACGGTATCTCCCCTTCCAAACGAGCGCCTATGCCCTTCTCCATTGTTCCGGTCTTTTCCTTGCTCTACAGTTACATTATAAGTAGTACCATCAACCACCTGGTCGTCGTGCACGGAGTTATCGCCGGGTAAAAAGTTGCCGTTGTTGGTGCTGGTATAGTAACGGATATAATTTCCTAATCCTGGCGGATCGGTGATTTTCGCCATCAGCCACACCCTGGACGTATCGCTGAACCTTGTCGGTTCGTGCCACAGGCTGTCTATG
Coding sequences within it:
- a CDS encoding DUF4249 domain-containing protein — encoded protein: MKNTFWLFLLSVMAISCEKTINVQPEIQEPLLVVDGIIEDGQPPYVILSKSINYFSSFSPDVVAASVVRGANLTLNDGTRTVNLKEYHVPVLGLYTLTYYSTDTTNAALNMLGEQEKTYTLSIGVDNRSYTSTTTIPKLTKTIDSLWHEPTRFSDTSRVWLMAKITDPPGLGNYIRYYTSTNNGNFLPGDNSVHDDQVVDGTTYNVTVEQGKDRNNGEGHRRSFGRGDTVTVKFANIDKATYDFWRTLEFGYQSVGNPFASPVRVLGNVNNGALGAFCGYAVQYISLIIPK